The DNA window CTGCGACGCTTTGTTTAACTTGATGAGTGAACTTATCCATTTCCGTCACACCGGTGTTGACCGCTATTTGCATTTCTTCGACCGTATTTTCGATTTCCAGGGTAGCGACTGCTGTTCGATCGGCTAGGCGGCGGATTTCTCTAGCTACGACAGCAAATCCCGCTCCATACTCACCTGCTTTTTCCGCTTCAATTGCCGCATTCAGGGAAAGTAAATTAGTTTGATCTGCTACTTTGGCGATCGTGTTGACGATATTGTTGATGTTATTAGCTTTGACACCGATCGCTCCCAGCTTCGTCGAGATAGTATCGGTGGCTTCTACTAATTTATACATAGTTTTTTCCATCTGTATCAAGTCTTTTTGGCTGTCATCAGCTGAGTTAGCTGTTGTTTGCGCGTGGCGGTCAACTTCATCCATCGCCTTTACTAGGGATGCGGAGGTGACAACAATTTGCTTAGCTGTAGCAGCGACTTGATTGGTAGAAGCTAGCTGTTCTGTCATTGTTCCTTCTAGTTGCTTACCCGAAGCAGCTATTCCGGTAGCGGCGGTGGTGATTTGAATCGCCGATTGCTGTACCTGAAGGATTAAGGCATTCAAATTTTTAGTCATTATTTGAAAAGTCGCCAGTAACACCCCTATTTCATCTTGGCTATCTGTAACTGGCACTAAAGTTGTGAGATCGCCAGCACCAACTTTTTGGGCACTATTGGCTAAACGCTGTAGGGAATTGGAGAAGGTTGCTGCGATGGGAATGGCGGCTAAACCGGCTAATAAGGCAATTCCTGCGCCGAGTCCCCAAGCAGCAAATCTCAAGATATTCAAGTTCTTTTCTACTTCAATTGTGGGTTCACCTACATAAGCAATCCCAACAGGTTGTGCTGTCGCTGGATTGAGTTGTTCTTGATGGTCATATATGGGACTGTAGCCGGTGATATAGTCAATTCCGATAATATTGGTTGCGCCAATAAAAACTTGTTTTTGATGCAAAACTTTTGTTGCTACTTCGCGAGCAACTCGCGTTCCGATCGCTCTGGTTGTTTTATCGGTATAGGGAACATTTGTGCTGATTCGCCAATCTTGGGCGAACAGGGTAGCGGTACTGACGCCTACTTCTTTTTTGAGACGATCGACTATTTCAAAGTTCCGATTGAGCAGCGTACCGACAATCGCAGTTCCCCATAATTTTCCTTCTATCTCTATCGGGTGAACTGCTACGATCGCTAAGCCTATTTTACCATCATCAATATTATATGTTC is part of the Aerosakkonema funiforme FACHB-1375 genome and encodes:
- a CDS encoding methyl-accepting chemotaxis protein; its protein translation is MVQKLGQGWNNLSFRRKMSLLLISGAIVPTVVVTQGILSFAQTQLFQNLQATLNIQLNTLESQLNDKQKKVALEARNLAIFVESQPGDFSKPQQQATLGKLLSNYVGIEPDNSFYLIADSQGKTVAQYIQQVAEDFSNYPLLPKEQLQKTVYSAVSLPIGINLGDIPIVQNAFNSRRPLAGAELLKSEWLKRLGLEQQANIGIRAQKIEGLPQPKQPFPQGTYNIDDGKIGLAIVAVHPIEIEGKLWGTAIVGTLLNRNFEIVDRLKKEVGVSTATLFAQDWRISTNVPYTDKTTRAIGTRVAREVATKVLHQKQVFIGATNIIGIDYITGYSPIYDHQEQLNPATAQPVGIAYVGEPTIEVEKNLNILRFAAWGLGAGIALLAGLAAIPIAATFSNSLQRLANSAQKVGAGDLTTLVPVTDSQDEIGVLLATFQIMTKNLNALILQVQQSAIQITTAATGIAASGKQLEGTMTEQLASTNQVAATAKQIVVTSASLVKAMDEVDRHAQTTANSADDSQKDLIQMEKTMYKLVEATDTISTKLGAIGVKANNINNIVNTIAKVADQTNLLSLNAAIEAEKAGEYGAGFAVVAREIRRLADRTAVATLEIENTVEEMQIAVNTGVTEMDKFTHQVKQSVAVVHEISTKLGSIIEQVQDLTPRFQAVSKRMESQSQGAEQIRGAMVQLSEASSQTAESLREINNSIGQLKDADQGLRCEISRFKVAAS